The window gacgttttaaggatctatagtggcgttttgtaatctgatctccatgaagtcgagttacatgcaattttttttttcttttttttacctataactcgatttcatggaaatcggattacaaaacgccactataggtctttaaaacgttactataggATCCTTagaaacgtcactatagggcttaactcgattttgagaaaatcgagtttcaaaagaggagcattttcctaattaatttggaaaagagggcaaaatgctggattgtttttttgaaaggggcaaaagccaattttttcccTCAAATAGGTGCCTAACTCTATCAAAGGATGGAACATAACTCCAATTAGCTTTAGATTCTCCTCCTAGTGGTTGATTTGTAGTCCGCATTAGGGGTTTTTATTACCCTTGTGGCGGTGGTTGTGAGGCCTAGGGAAGAAAGGGATGAGTCTTCTCATCCTGACCTATTGCCGATACTAAGTAGTAGCCAAAAATTTGTATCCATTTTTCATGATATAAGCATGGATCAAATATATCATGGCGTGGTGGTTtaatgttgtttgtttgtttttttttttttttttttggggtggtgGTACAGAGAACTTTTCGGCATGGGGGAAGGTGGTGGTGATGGTTTCATCCGtagggttatttatttatttattttattgattagggcgttactttattaatttaaatatatggaATTATATTATTGGATGGGAGGATCACTAGACATTATTGATATGAATTTCAGTCGAGTCCAATAATTTGAGGTGAAAATGACACTGGTATAGTGACAAAAATAGTGAATTTCTGTGTGTGCTTATATGTGCGAAAGTGTCTTATGTTTGACATTTGGAAACACACATTCCTACTCCCACCACCTCCTTGATAGTTGGGAGGGAgaattgaaaagagaaaaaaaaaatggtgatgaTGATCTGGTTTTCGTTTGTGAAGATCCGAAAGAATGTGAACAAATCCAAtccttgaaaaaaaatccaattgaaaGAATGGTCCATGGTGGTGATCAAAGACTCTCCCACTCATGATGATTGCTCCATCTTCCCACCAATCAACCATGAAATCTCCCCATTTCtgaacaacatcaacaacacccATTATCACCTTTATCTTCATCTTCGTCATCATCAGttcatcaccaccaccatttCCATTTTCACCATCTTCATCATTCTCATCCCCACTGTTCGATTCCAACCCACAGCTAGCTCCGCTGTCTGATTCCCAGGTGAAAAGACCCAGTGAGGTGACGAGGTGGATTGGGGCTAGGCTTGAGGTCTTACGTTGTAAGGTTTTTGTGTTGGTTTCCTCTTTCTGAAATTATGATGCCACCaaaggggcattttggtcatttaatcCTTGTCGCGATGGCGGCGGCCATGGTGTTTTGGATGTTATTCGTGCAAGCTCGGTGGCGACGGCGACGAATGGAGAGTAAGGGTTGTTTGATGCAGGCCATAAAGGAGAAAGATGTGGTTggtttttaattgtttgtgtAGTGTTTGTTGTAATGCTTGTGCTAATTTGTTATGATAAAGTTTTAGTTGTTCATGGAAATTccaattagaaaaaaataggTGGTATTACTAATTGATCAGAAATTTAGATTAGTAAAATTCATTGCGCTTAATCATGTGAGTGTAAAATATGAATGTGATCTTGTTTAGTAAGTCTTGTCTTCCCACTCCTTCCTTCCCCATCTCCTATGTTTTTTGTCTatattatctattaaaaaaaaaaaaaaaggtgctgcATAGGGCCTTTATTCAAAAATCCAAAGACCTCAAACCTTGTCATTAGagttcatatataataataataataataataataatttaactgTTACAGAAAATCAGTAGAGGGGTTTAAATTTGGTTCTCCTTATAAAGGAACCGAAACAATGTCACTAAGCTACTCAACTTTTGTCATTAGAGTTGATAAGTTTGACTAGCGGGCCAAATGTGTGTGAAATAGTTTAATTGTTATAGAAAATGAGTAGAGGGATTTGAATACGGTTCTccttataaatataataatatgctTATGAACAAACTTGTAAGTATGAAACTTAATTTAAGTATATCTAATATGATATGTTTATATGTATACATGTATagaaatgtaattttataagCTTGAGATTAGATTATGTGAATTAtcataaaaaatcacattattaTTTACagtttattgataatagaaaataattcatttgtagtgtgtgtatgtatttatgtatatttttaacaatttatatttgataaatctaatttttaagtCCGCAGACAAAAATTATCttatctaattaactcaaataatattgattttaactataatttagttatttagtATTAACATAGATTTGTGATGGGTGAAAAAATTTAGTCTTAATGTTTACTacatattgaaaaataataagttaatcaagtagTTCATGAACAAGCTTAAGTTTGGTAAAATGAATCGAACTTAAACATGTGTTATCTAGTTCGGTAATGAACTTGAGCTTGGCTGCTCAACTTATGTTTGAAATAAAACTAAATGATCAATCCTAAACTTTTACTTCTCGAATTGGCTCGGCTCATTTACAACCCTACATTTAATACCCTTCTCCACAAGCTTACAACGAGTTATATCATCTTATTTAAATGAAGAGGTTCTGAAAAAATTAGGGAGGTTTAGGGAATTGAATTTGATAGTTGCGTGCTGCAACAAACCCAATACTCTCTTTTGCTGATCTTTTCAGGTTGACATTCCAGTGCCCACGAGGTTCGGAGCTTTTTATCATGGTTTGCTTGTTTATGTGGAATCGCAGAAACAAGTGCAGAGTCAAAGAGGCAGTGGCTCCACTGGGCAAACTTTCGGATTTGGCAAAACGGCACCTTCAGGAGTTTCAAGACCAGCATGGTAAATCTGTCAACAAACAGCCCCCGAAGCAATCTGTCTGGAGGCCACCTGACCCAAGTactctgaaaacaaattttgttgGTGCCATTTTTGAAGAATTGGGAGCAGCAGATATCAAAGTCGTGGTTCGCAATTCCTCTGGAGAAATTATGGCGGCCCTATCCGAAATTATCCCCCTGCCATCATCCATAGTTGTATTGGAAACTATTGCAGCTAGAAGGGCGGTCAAATTTCTTCAAGAACTTGATTTGCACAGCTCAATTTTTgaatgagactcataaatatCGATTTTGGCGATAAAAAATCAGTGCTTCCATCACCCATCTGTTGGACATTTGATTAGGGACATCTTGTATTCAGCTAGTTCTCTACAGAACTATTCTTTCTCTCATATATGTCGGCAAGGCAATGCTTTGGCACATGCTCTAGCCAAGAGAGcaagattttcttttcctgttttaGTTTGGTTGGAATCTATTCCTCATAATATTAACAAGTATTATGTATCTGATTTTTTAGcaattaaataatttgttctgtttctcaaaaaaaaaaaattggaggttTTGTATATGAGAATTTAAGGGAGataattatataaacaaatagaaATTGAGGAAatttttgaagagagagagagatttcatttttaattaaattggtTTCATAAAAATTGCAATTTATCCACTTGTGATTTGGTCATATTACAATtaagtttataaaatttcattGTTACATTTGATACCCTAAGGTTTGGATTAAAATGAAACTGTTAGTGTTCCGCATAATGACCcataaacaattttattttaatataaaatttaggtgttcaaaatttagcaattgaaaatttaatgaGATTAAATTATGATATGGCCAAGCCAAAAGGAGCTAAGCTGTAATTGAAAATTGGTCTGCAAAATGCAAACTTTGCTTATCTAGACGAAACGTTAATGATTTCATTGATAAGGCCAAACCAAATGGATAAAActtctctctaaaaaaagagtaataataaaacttgtaaTTGAAAGTTATAAAATGCAAAATCTATAAATTTGGATGGAATCTTAATGATTTCATATTTAGTAAATTGTGATAAGACCAAACCAaatagagaaatgttatgttcacaatattttcataacaaatcctaagtggcagattgttacaagttgttattggtgcgggaaaaaaataattttaatgatagattcaaattataaccaataataactaactacctatgatttgttatgaaaatattgtgaacgtaacacttctcaaccaaataagttaaattataatttttccgaagaagaagaagaagaagaagaagaagaagaaaaaagggaaaaaaaaagaatgacacCAAGACCTTGTCAAATccaaaacccccaaaaacaTGCAAGACTGTGAAgaaactaaataaagaaaaatactatattcacaatattttcacaataaatcttatgtggTAGGTTGTTAGGGGTTGTATTGATGGGGtagaaaagtaatttcagtggtaaattcaaattagaaccaataatgaCTAATCACCtatattttgttgtgaaatgtTGTGGACAGCGTAACACATCTCCTAAACAAATGGTTGGCTTGCTAAAAAACACAGAGAAGCACCTTAACTTTGAAGTAGCTCAAATGTGCAATAAGTGTAAAAGGATCCTCTTAGATTCAAATGAatctattaaaattaaatattataaattaaaatatatatttgaatgtcatgttatttaaaattttaaataatataaaaattatgctagataccattaaaaaaaaacatattttatgtgAAATGATTGAACACAAATTAACATTTGTGATTAtagtttgaaataaaaatgtcaagagttttgtaagaACTGATATCTCCTGGTGTTTCTAAAGAAAATGTTCAAGATACATATTTTCCCTTccttaattatcaaattatataaaataaataaagataaaatatagTCAACACTTCTAAAATTTTGGCTAATGTCCGCCAACTTTTAGGGAAAAAGTTGATTTTAAGAAATAAGTTGGTTTGTTTTAAAATATCTTGGACTCATTGGCCCAAATATGGACGTTAATTGTATTTTAcccaataaataataataaaaatctctaaaaaaataataataaaattaaaatacaaagtGCACCTTTTAAGTTTAACTGAaattcattttgattttctaattttacttTCGTTTCAATTGagtcctttaagtttcaaagtTATTTAATTCAGACATTTTATCCAATTTCgttaaaataaattgttgttAAGATGCAATTAACTAATTAGAAAAAacggtttaaaaaaaattcttatataaaaaaaataaaaatatatatttttattagttttataaattttttcaggtaaatataatttttttaaggaaatttttttatcaaaattgagtaaaaaaacctaaattaagtaaatttaaaacttatagCACTCAATTCAAgcaaaataaaatgagaagacCGCGATGAATTTTAGTCAGTTGCAATAATTTGAGTTCAAAGTGATGCCAGTAATGTGACAATAACAGTGAATATATTTTTGTGCTTATgggtagggatggcaatttttccctGCCCCGCTTAACCCGCCCCGCTTCACCCCGCGCAGGTTTTCCCCGCCCTGCAAAGGTGGTGGAGCGGGGATGGGGTAAGATTTTAGTCCCGTACCATGGGGCGGGGTGGGGATGGGTTTAggctttttagacccaccctgCCCCGCCCCTCCTCATCCCCACCCCGCCTCGTGTTATTaaaggttataattgtaaattttacataccctaaaaccctactatttaaacaaacatattaatattagcatattttattctacccaatgtgattctctgcctttattttgttatgtgttatactatgagatttttatttatttattttttttaatgattgtcttgttaaacacttggatatattattctattttttctaaaaattgatttgatttgatgagataaatttagttgtaatttcaagtatttaaaaaaattgtactagttgtaagacaaattaacaaaaaatagagttttacaaGGTGGGGCGGGGCTTCGTGGGGTCTCAAGGGGTGGGAatggggtgagaaagtattCTCCGTCATGCAGAAATGGGGCAAGACAAAACTATGCGGGACAGGGATGAAGACCCTATCCTTCAGCCTcaccccgccccattgccatccctatttaTGGGCTGTTTGATAGGTTATTTCAAACAACtttttgaacattttaaatACAATTTAACACATTATTACACAGCTACCCACTCACATGGAtaacaaaaaaatccaaacgACATTATTTAAACTTCTCTGCCAAACACCCCTGTATATTGGAAAGTGTCTTATGTTGACATTTGGAAACACACTACCGTACTCCTCCACCTCCTTGATAGTTGGGAGGGAGAGAATTgaaaggagagaaaataaataaataaataaaaaatggcgGATGATGGTCTGGTTTTGGTTCGTGAAGATCCAAATGAATGTGAGCAAATCCATTCCTtgaaaaaaatccaattgaaaGAATGGTCCATGGTGGTGATCAGAGACTCTACCGCCCACGATGATTGCTCCATCTTCCCACCTATCAACCATGAAAATCTCCCCATTTCCGAACAACACCCGTTATCaccttcatcatcttcttcgtcttcgtcatcatctccatcttcatcatcacCACCGCCAAACCCATTTTCGTCATCTTCATCGTTGTCATCCTCGCCGTCCGATTCCACTGCCTCGGACCCACAACCAGCTCCGCCGCCGTCGTCCAATTCCCAGGTGAAACGAGCCGGCGAGGTGACGAGGTGGATTGGGGTTGGGCTCGAGGTCATACGTTGTAAGGTTTTTGCCTTGGTTTCCTCGTTCCGAAATTATGATGCCACCAAAGGGGCATTCTGGCCATTTTGCCCCGtcgcggcggcggcggcggtgtTTTGGATGTTGTTCGTGCAGGCTCGGCAGCGGCGGCGACGAATGGAGAGTAAGGGTCGTTTGATACAGGCCATTAAGGAGAAAGATGAGGTTGGTTTTTAATTGATTGTGTAGTGTTTGTTGTAATGCTTGTGTTAAATTTTGTTAtgataaaatgtttttagttgTTGATGGAAATTCCAACTAGAAAAAATTGGTGGTGTTACTAACTGTTCAGAAAATTAGATTAGTAAGACTCTTTGGGCTTAATCATGTTAATGTGAAATGTGAAATGTGAGCTTGTTTGTCTGGTTTAGTGCTGCATAGGGCCTTTGATCAGAAATCCAAAAGGGTTCatatatatactataatatAATTGTTACGGAAAATGAGTAGATAGATTTGAACTTGGTTATCCTTATAAAGGAACCGAAATAATGTCACTAAGCTACACCACTTTTGTCATTAAAGTTGATGAGTTTGACtagtgtgcatatatatatgtaattgttACAGAAAATGAATAGAGGAACTTGAACCTggtacttaacaaaaaaaaaaaaaaaaaaaaaaccgaaacaATGCCACAGAGCTACACGACTTTTGTTATTAGAGTTGATAAGTTTGACTAGTGAGCAAAATGGGTGTCTCTTGGATTTGCTGTTGTGAAAGCTTTACTTTCTCTTTAGCGTGAGGGGTTCTAACTTCTAACTGGTATATGTATCTACAATCATGACCTTCATCTCTTTGGTTGTCAGTGCAATAAGCTGattattaactttttctttttggataaatagctgaattattatcttttttattagattctcctttattttgtattttgtccTTGTACTTAAGTTTGGCTTTGATAATTTTGCAGAAGATTACACAACTGTTACACCAAATTGCTCAAATGAATGAAGTTCTGGTAGCCCGTCACAGAGATCTGACATCAAAAATGTCTAAGTAATTGCAAAAGGGGCGCCATTTGATAGCAACTATCACGTTTGACATAAGAACTTTGAAGCATTGAGGCTTAAAATTGACATTAACTAAATTGATTGATGTGCTGCTCAAATCCTGGTTGCAGTTCCTGTGTCATATCCAAACACCACTGCCTTTTTTAAGTGGAAGAACATAATGATCGATTGCTCAACACTCATGAAACCACAATTTGAACTCTGCAAACTCCATGGATTCTGGAGCATGTGACTGACTCATGGACCAGCATCTCTGAGCATTCGAATGAACTTCAGATTTACCATACTCTTCATGATTTGATGTGGCCAAGTAATAGTCTGggtctttgttttttgttaatgAAGTGCCAAGTCCAGTAGATTAATGTAGTTTCTTGAATTTGTATAAAGATTAGTTAAATGTCTTAGGTTATTTTTTTGTACCCGTTTTCCTATGTGCCTTGTTGACAAATATTTGTGCATGTGTTGCACTTCTGATTTGAACCTATGAATAAGCTTgttcatctattttttttctccttttttttttttttttttttttttttttttttttttttgcaaataatgcaTGGACTTATAAAGgtcccaactacttaaaaaatggAGTGTGGTCCCAATTACTTACTAACTACATCTTTGGACAAAAAGTCTGTCCAAATTGAGCCAATTGGCAATTGTGTCTACAACTCCACAAGATACCACCTCGTTTTGGATTCATTTTGCAGGCAGATCCCAACACCATAGAGCATCTTTTAATGGCACATTCACAAAcatccaatatttcattaaGGCACTTGGCAATTGACTTTTAACAAAGTTGGCCTCACGGATCATAGTATTACACCTCATCAAAGATGTATCGTCTAACATTCAATGGTGAAACCTTCAACTCTTGCACCAAATTTGCTCAAACGAATTATAGTGCTGCAACATTGAGactgaaaattttcttcttttgatgtCTCAGtactaaattttgatttgatCATTTGAAGCAAAATATTCACCTCTGCACCTATTAGCTTATATAAATCAAGTGCTACAAGCCCTTTACAGGACTATAAGAACTGGTTAGATAAAGGTGgtccattagattacatttttatATGAAGCACAGGGTTTTGTCATAACTGATgacatctttattgtatattttatgCTCAGATCTTAATACTTTACAGGGTAACTGAAGTATGCTTCTCTAGGTGTCCATGAGATTACAATCACAATACCTATTTACAATTCTAAGCAGAAGTTTGTGTCACATGCATATCCGAACATGGCTGTTATTTAAGCCGAAGCACATCAATatcaatatacatatatacagaGACCTCATGTTGGAGAGTATGGGAATTCTTTAaagtttgtttttatattaaagTATTATTTCATTGAATTAGCCAAAGAGTAAATGCATATCGTAATTATCTATtgttgtgcattaattatttatattaaataaatttatatgattatttttataaactctatatagaaaataatttttagttggaataataataatatatttagaaTATGACATTCTTACTCATGTTTAGTTGCTTTGACAACAATTGTCACAAAAGTCATAAACAAATGTCTGTGAATTCACTAAAATTGATCTTAAtcctttaaattttctaactcctttgtgtgtgtgtgtgtgtgtgtggaactAACACGATAGTATGTATTCTATATAATTAGAAAGACtactaatataataaatatgtttattttgttatattaattattttaagcataatgaaattttaatattgtgGGTGCCTGAGGATCGAGGATGGATTTGAAGAGTTGCCATATAACTGTGGGGATGCCACAATAAGGTATTCTTGGTGGGAGCGAGAatctgaagagagagagagagagagagagagagagagagagagagagagagagagagagagagagaaccaatGGTCATAAGAGAAATTTCTAGTTTAGAGTAGcctgtcacctccgcattaaatggtgGGCAACAACTTTATCAATTACATTGATGAGAAAGTGATTTGAACAGTGTAAGTCACAATTAAGCAAATTCTTTCCACCACCTTCTTTAGATACAGGAAGAAACAAGTGTCATGATGGGAGGTATGTTAGGTAAGGATTGATAGTTGAGATATGAGAAGAGGGgaagtatataagaaaaaagggttgggggggggggggggaagacaGGGggatcaaaaagaaaaagaagaaataagaaGAACACTTAGAGATAAGAGAGTGAACAGTAATAATTCTTATGTAAGTGTGGTCTTCTCAGGCCAATTTGTATTGAGAAAGTGGTTCATCCACTTAATAAGATTAGCcatttcttccttatttttctccTCGGGAGGAGTCCTCCTTTAGTTGTTTGTTTCCCTTTCtcataaattcattgttttgggccaCGGTTGGACCAATCTAGCCACTATTTTAAGTGGGCTTGGGCAGTTGGTTCTTCTGGTCCCTACAAACATcatttttctaatatttatatgagaaacaattggttttttttatgtgagaaacaattgatttgaaatatgacatttttactcaaatttagttgtttttgcaacaattgaaacCATGTCCAACAAAAATGGGAAAAGTTTTTTAGTAATGCACAATCAAGaacgtaaaataaaaaataaaaaataaaaaaaaaggaagaagaagaagaagaaaaaggaaagatatatgcatttttttagtaAGCATGAAACATGCCTATCTATATTAGCTattatatcatgcaattttcaatttgtaaacacatatatatagtatgatcaAATCACTATATTACTCttaaagtatttttattttgtctatctataaaataactaaagattaCAATCTTTTATAATGATATATTGAAATATCATTCTTATACATCGATAGTTCCGGGTGGGGATCTCAATTTTGAATGTTGCTATTGAAAATTAAGGTGCCAatcaattaagttacaagatttttggtaaaacttattaaaatattggAGAAAACTAATATCAAGTTACATTGCACATCATGGGATAGGGATGTGCGTTCAAACCGAAAAACCAAATGGACCGATTGAAACCAACCGAAATTTTGGGTTTCAATTGGTTTTCCTTGACTTCAGTTcagttttgattttaaaatttcaaatatttcaaGTACTATGAGACATATTGTCGCTCCTGTTATGGTGTAGCAATGGTAAATTTGTCTGTTTAGACCCTTTTTcttattcaaaatattttcaattttatgttgGAATTTGTGTGTAAATTGTTAAACAAATATTGTTGGAAGCTGTTCTTTCTCTATCGTTCTAATTTGTtcaacaactctctctctctctctgttgcgctattactttgtttttttctatGGAAAACTGAAAACCAATCGAAACCGACTGAAATCAAAATACTACCGAAACTGATTGATTTCTAGACATTTCGGTTGGTTTCAATTGAGAATTTCACAAACTGAAATATTCGGTTTGGCCATACCCATAAAAACCGACCGAACCAAACCGAGCAACTCCTAGTGCGGGAACATAAACGCATGATTGCAAATGTACTAAGCAAACATCATTAAAGGGGAACGTGGCTAAACCCAGGATTAGCATCTAATATCTTTAAGCTTTTCATGAACCAATGAAACTGATCAGCGAATGTGAGATTTTTGATACTCTTAACATAATATATTACTCGATCCAATGGAGCCGAATCTAGTATTTTAATGATACATCATACTTTATTTTTGAGCCCTAGTTTGATATGCCCTTATCTACAGATTCTTTGCATGTTTAGCACTTCTGCAGACCCTTTAGGTCAATGTCAAGATAGATTCAACCTGATTTgtttcttaattaattatttgatgCTTGTGcattaagtttcaaatttgcaCTTGTTTTATACTAACCTGGTTTGGACaaagagtttttgttttggattgaAAAGCTTGCTGTCAAACTTCTCAACAATCCCTATTGATGCATGTCTCAGCTCCAAAAAAGCAAGAGACAGGAGAAACAGTAATCtcttttatttagaaaaattcaACTATTGATTTCAGCTTAATACTGAGCAATAGAAACAGTAAATACATAATATAACCAAGAGAAGCAATGCAATACACAATATAACCAAGAGAAGCAATGCAAACAACCCATGCcaatactaaaattttttaccaTAAAGTTTAGAGAGCAGACATTGTTTATGGTCCAAAAACATGGTTATAAACTAAAGAGAATTATGTACTGGAAGACTTATGACAATTTTCAAAGGCTTTCTCCTCAGAATAGAATATCAGGGGCTGTAATGCAAATACTGATACAATCAAAGACCATGAATTGCAACCAAACTTTACAATTAAGAGTTCATACCAGCAGGCTAGAGAGTATTAAATCATTCATTTACTCCATTGTAAAGAGGATCAAAACTGATACTTATAACTATTTCTTGTTCACTCCTGTTCTATTTTCAAGCCACAAAGGAAGAGAgaataacaaaatatatgatACCTACCTTTATCAGCTTTGTCTCCCacataaaatagagaaaacgcTAATAATCAGACAAAAATAGAACACAAGCCAAAGTAACCTTCCCATTAAAATGAACAACTTATATTCAAAATCCATGTGGCATGGGTCAGATGTCTTGGAGTCCAATGTGTTAACACATATTTGAAGGATCTATCAAGAAACCagtacaaaataataaatcctTACTGAGTTGTAGATTAAATTACTAGTTAACATGCAAGCAGTTTCTAGCCCACATCAGGAAAGCACCGATGCGGCTACAGGGGTGCCGCATCGGCATCCGATGCGGGGTGCAGTGGGCAACGCCACTGCCCGCGCTtcggtgcttttttttttctttttccgtttCCGGATTTGTGCCGATTCGGGTTGAATCAGTTCATATCGGCTGGCCGAAACCAACCGATTCAAGCCGTACCGGCTGATTCAGTCCAATACCGGCCGATTCAGGCTGATACCGGCTTTGAATTAGGCTGAAATTCAAGtaagaattattatttaaaaaaaaaaaaaaaaaaaagagagtgcaaaaacatatttataaaaataaaaat of the Quercus robur chromosome 10, dhQueRobu3.1, whole genome shotgun sequence genome contains:
- the LOC126703432 gene encoding uncharacterized protein LOC126703432, which gives rise to MWLTFQCPRGSELFIMVCLFMWNRRNKCRVKEAVAPLGKLSDLAKRHLQEFQDQHGKSVNKQPPKQSVWRPPDPSTLKTNFVGAIFEELGAADIKVVVRNSSGEIMAALSEIIPLPSSIVVLETIAARRAVKFLQELDLHSSIFE
- the LOC126702969 gene encoding uncharacterized protein LOC126702969 isoform X2; this encodes MADDGLVLVREDPNECEQIHSLKKIQLKEWSMVVIRDSTAHDDCSIFPPINHENLPISEQHPLSPSSSSSSSSSSPSSSSPPPNPFSSSSSLSSSPSDSTASDPQPAPPPSSNSQVKRAGEVTRWIGVGLEVIRCKVFALVSSFRNYDATKGAFWPFCPVAAAAAVFWMLFVQARQRRRRMESKGRLIQAIKEKDEITQLLHQIAQMNEVLVARHRDLTSKMSK
- the LOC126702969 gene encoding uncharacterized protein LOC126702969 isoform X1 yields the protein MADDGLVLVREDPNECEQIHSLKKIQLKEWSMVVIRDSTAHDDCSIFPPINHENLPISEQHPLSPSSSSSSSSSSPSSSSPPPNPFSSSSSLSSSPSDSTASDPQPAPPPSSNSQVKRAGEVTRWIGVGLEVIRCKVFALVSSFRNYDATKGAFWPFCPVAAAAAVFWMLFVQARQRRRRMESKGRLIQAIKEKDEKITQLLHQIAQMNEVLVARHRDLTSKMSK